A section of the Streptomyces sp. NBC_00178 genome encodes:
- a CDS encoding DUF1876 domain-containing protein: protein MMETTVGWHVELEFEEDTHRTRAAALVRLSDGTEVRAHGYASRHPSDAEQPRVGEEIAGARALNELAMKLLTKAHDEIDDASGRTSYPLT, encoded by the coding sequence ATGATGGAGACCACCGTCGGATGGCATGTCGAGCTGGAATTCGAGGAGGACACCCACCGCACCCGCGCGGCGGCCCTCGTACGGCTCAGCGACGGGACCGAGGTACGGGCCCACGGATACGCCAGCCGCCACCCCTCCGACGCGGAGCAGCCGCGGGTGGGCGAGGAGATCGCCGGTGCCCGCGCGCTGAACGAACTCGCGATGAAGCTGCTCACCAAGGCGCACGACGAGATCGACGACGCGTCCGGCCGCACGTCGTACCCGCTGACCTGA
- a CDS encoding THUMP-like domain-containing protein produces MDRVNALPPAGPADPLASFAALRTPQGAALLEELRDHDPARELATATRLRRSHPAALVSAALGQARLRQRAMAKFGAEDAFRMFFTPDGVEQATRTSVASYRAERFAERGVRSVADLCCGIGGDAIALARAGMSVLAVDRDPLTALVARANAEALGLQDLVEVRCADVTGIDTSPYDAVFVDPARRGGRGRIFDPEAYSPPLSWATEAALKAPRAALKIAPGVPHEAIGPQAEAEWISDGGDVKEAVLWFGEGFTPGAYRATLLPSRATLTSAGPLPSPPVGPVGRYLYEPDGAVIRAHLVADIVERCGGRLIDETIAYVTSDVPYTSDATAAYEITDQMPFNMKKLKALLRERQVGVLTVKKRGSAVEPEELRRRMKLQGPHSATVFLTRVAGAPTMLIGHPVKPS; encoded by the coding sequence ATGGATCGTGTGAACGCCCTTCCCCCCGCCGGCCCGGCCGACCCGCTCGCCTCCTTCGCCGCCCTGCGCACCCCGCAGGGGGCGGCCCTCCTGGAGGAGCTCCGCGACCACGACCCCGCCCGCGAACTGGCGACGGCGACCCGTCTGCGGCGCTCCCACCCCGCCGCCCTGGTGTCGGCGGCCCTCGGCCAGGCGCGGCTGCGGCAGCGCGCGATGGCGAAGTTCGGGGCCGAGGACGCGTTCCGCATGTTCTTCACCCCCGACGGCGTGGAGCAGGCGACCCGCACCTCCGTCGCCTCCTACCGCGCGGAGCGGTTCGCGGAGCGCGGCGTGCGCAGTGTGGCCGACCTGTGCTGCGGGATCGGTGGTGACGCGATCGCCCTGGCCCGCGCGGGCATGAGCGTGCTGGCCGTGGACCGCGACCCGTTGACCGCGCTGGTGGCGCGCGCCAACGCCGAGGCGCTCGGCCTCCAGGATCTCGTCGAGGTGCGGTGCGCCGACGTCACCGGGATCGACACCTCGCCGTACGACGCGGTCTTCGTCGACCCGGCGCGTCGCGGCGGGCGCGGCCGGATCTTCGACCCGGAGGCCTACTCGCCGCCCCTCTCCTGGGCGACGGAGGCCGCGCTGAAGGCCCCCCGCGCGGCGCTGAAGATCGCCCCGGGGGTCCCGCACGAGGCGATCGGCCCGCAGGCCGAGGCCGAGTGGATCTCGGACGGCGGAGACGTGAAGGAGGCCGTGCTCTGGTTCGGCGAGGGCTTCACTCCCGGCGCCTACCGGGCCACCCTCCTGCCGTCACGCGCGACCCTCACCTCCGCCGGCCCGCTCCCCTCCCCGCCGGTCGGTCCCGTCGGCCGGTACCTGTACGAGCCGGACGGCGCCGTGATCCGCGCACACCTCGTGGCCGACATCGTCGAGCGGTGCGGCGGCAGGCTCATCGACGAGACGATCGCCTACGTCACGAGCGACGTCCCGTACACGTCCGACGCCACGGCCGCGTACGAGATCACCGACCAAATGCCCTTCAACATGAAGAAGCTCAAAGCACTGCTGAGGGAGCGTCAGGTCGGCGTCCTGACGGTCAAGAAGCGGGGTTCCGCGGTCGAACCCGAGGAGCTGCGCCGCAGGATGAAGCTCCAGGGGCCGCACTCGGCCACCGTCTTCCTGACCCGGGTGGCCGGGGCCCCGACGATGCTGATCGGGCACCCGGTGAAGCCTTCCTGA
- a CDS encoding polysaccharide deacetylase family protein, with translation MQLVRQKEESAAKRYRPACAVLAALLAAAVASGCAGTDGETADHGRPAAGQPGAAARPGPAAEAAARAERLERQQAARVAVAKKWGLAKVPLVAPAPPARKPHITTREGFEVEGGEALPPVFTTVPTKERIVFLTMDDGAEKDPELLRMMTELKIPYSAFLSDYVVSDDYGYFKDMQARGVTLSNHTLNHRYLPGLSKSEQRREICGEQDKIEKYFGKRPTLFRPPYGNYNGDTLRVAKSCGIEAVPLWAAEAFPDHMEWREWDQDLHPGDIVLTHFRGREDWEGSMADMIRRVMKTITDKGYAVARLEDYV, from the coding sequence ATGCAGCTAGTACGACAAAAAGAAGAATCTGCCGCGAAGCGGTACAGACCGGCTTGCGCCGTCCTGGCCGCACTGCTGGCCGCCGCCGTCGCCTCCGGGTGCGCGGGTACGGACGGGGAGACCGCGGACCACGGGAGACCGGCCGCCGGGCAGCCGGGGGCCGCCGCCCGGCCGGGGCCCGCCGCCGAGGCCGCCGCACGCGCCGAACGGCTGGAGCGGCAGCAGGCCGCCAGGGTCGCGGTCGCGAAGAAGTGGGGCCTGGCGAAGGTCCCGCTCGTCGCACCGGCACCGCCGGCCCGTAAGCCGCACATCACCACCCGCGAGGGCTTCGAGGTGGAGGGCGGGGAGGCGCTTCCCCCCGTCTTCACCACCGTTCCCACCAAGGAACGGATCGTCTTCCTGACGATGGACGACGGGGCGGAGAAGGACCCCGAACTCCTGCGCATGATGACGGAGCTGAAGATCCCCTACAGCGCCTTCCTCAGCGACTACGTGGTCAGCGACGACTACGGCTACTTCAAGGACATGCAGGCCCGCGGGGTCACCCTCAGCAACCACACGCTGAACCACCGCTATCTGCCCGGCCTCTCGAAGTCCGAGCAGCGGCGGGAGATCTGCGGCGAGCAGGACAAGATCGAGAAGTACTTCGGGAAGAGGCCCACCCTCTTCAGGCCGCCGTACGGCAACTACAACGGGGACACCCTGCGCGTCGCGAAGTCCTGCGGCATCGAGGCCGTCCCGCTGTGGGCGGCCGAGGCGTTCCCCGACCACATGGAGTGGCGCGAGTGGGACCAGGACCTGCACCCCGGCGACATCGTCCTCACCCACTTCCGCGGACGCGAGGACTGGGAGGGGTCCATGGCCGACATGATCCGCCGGGTCATGAAGACGATCACGGACAAGGGCTACGCCGTGGCCCGGCTGGAGGACTACGTCTGA
- the groES gene encoding co-chaperone GroES has product MSTTSSKVAIKPLEDRIVVQPLDAEQTTASGLVIPDTAKEKPQEGVVLAVGPGRFENGERLPLDVKTGDVVLYSKYGGTEVKYNGEEYLVLSARDVLAIVEK; this is encoded by the coding sequence GTGTCGACCACCAGCTCCAAGGTTGCGATCAAGCCGCTCGAGGACCGCATTGTGGTCCAGCCGCTCGACGCCGAGCAGACCACGGCTTCCGGCCTGGTCATTCCGGACACCGCCAAGGAGAAGCCCCAGGAGGGCGTCGTCCTGGCCGTGGGCCCGGGCCGCTTCGAGAACGGCGAGCGCCTTCCGCTCGACGTCAAGACCGGCGATGTCGTCCTGTACAGCAAGTACGGCGGCACCGAGGTGAAGTACAACGGCGAGGAGTACCTCGTCCTTTCGGCCCGCGACGTTCTCGCGATCGTCGAGAAGTAA
- the groL gene encoding chaperonin GroEL (60 kDa chaperone family; promotes refolding of misfolded polypeptides especially under stressful conditions; forms two stacked rings of heptamers to form a barrel-shaped 14mer; ends can be capped by GroES; misfolded proteins enter the barrel where they are refolded when GroES binds) codes for MAKILKFDEDARRALERGVNKLADTVKVTIGPKGRNVVIDKKFGAPTITNDGVTIAREVELDDPYENLGAQLVKEVATKTNDVAGDGTTTATVLAQALVREGLRNVAAGASPAALKKGIDAAVKAVSEELLATARPIDDKADIAAVAALSAQDPQVGELIADAMDKVGKDGVITVEESNTFGLDLEFTEGMAFDKGYLSPYMVTDQERMEAVLDDPYILIHQGKIGSIQELLPLLEKVIQAGASKPLLIIAEDVEGEALSTLVVNKIRGTFNAVAVKAPGFGDRRKAMLGDIATLTGATVIAEEVGLKLDQAGLDVLGTARRVTVSKDDTTIVDGGGDSADVKGRVNQIKAEIESTDSDWDREKLQERLAKLAGGVCVIRVGAATEVELKEKKHRLEDAISATRAAVEEGIVSGGGSALVHAVKVLEGNLGKTGDEATGVAVVRRAAVEPLRWIAENAGLEGYVITSKVSELDKGQGFNAATGEYGDLVKAGVIDPVKVTRSALENAASIASLLLTTETLVVEKPAEEEADAGHGGHGHSH; via the coding sequence ATGGCGAAGATCCTGAAGTTCGACGAGGACGCCCGTCGCGCCCTTGAGCGCGGCGTCAACAAGCTTGCCGACACGGTGAAGGTGACGATCGGCCCCAAGGGCCGCAACGTCGTCATCGACAAGAAGTTCGGCGCCCCCACCATCACCAACGACGGTGTCACCATCGCGCGCGAGGTCGAGCTCGACGACCCGTACGAGAACCTCGGTGCCCAGCTGGTGAAGGAGGTGGCCACCAAGACCAACGACGTCGCGGGCGACGGCACCACCACCGCCACCGTGCTCGCCCAGGCCCTCGTCCGCGAAGGTCTGCGCAACGTCGCCGCGGGTGCCTCCCCGGCCGCCCTGAAGAAGGGCATCGACGCCGCCGTCAAGGCCGTGTCCGAGGAGCTCCTCGCGACCGCCCGCCCGATCGACGACAAGGCCGACATCGCCGCCGTGGCCGCGCTCTCCGCGCAGGACCCGCAGGTCGGCGAGCTCATCGCGGACGCGATGGACAAGGTCGGCAAGGACGGTGTCATCACCGTCGAGGAGTCCAACACCTTCGGTCTGGACCTCGAGTTCACCGAGGGCATGGCCTTCGACAAGGGCTACCTGTCGCCGTACATGGTGACCGACCAGGAGCGTATGGAGGCCGTCCTCGACGACCCGTACATCCTGATCCACCAGGGCAAGATCGGCTCCATCCAGGAGCTGCTCCCGCTGCTGGAGAAGGTCATCCAGGCCGGTGCCTCCAAGCCGCTCCTGATCATCGCCGAGGACGTCGAGGGCGAGGCGCTCTCCACCCTCGTCGTCAACAAGATCCGTGGCACCTTCAACGCCGTCGCGGTGAAGGCCCCCGGCTTCGGTGACCGCCGCAAGGCCATGCTCGGCGACATCGCCACCCTCACCGGTGCGACCGTCATCGCCGAGGAGGTCGGCCTCAAGCTCGACCAGGCCGGTCTGGACGTGCTGGGCACCGCCCGCCGCGTCACCGTCTCGAAGGACGACACGACCATCGTCGACGGCGGCGGCGACTCCGCCGACGTCAAGGGCCGCGTCAACCAGATCAAGGCCGAGATCGAGTCCACGGACTCCGACTGGGACCGCGAGAAGCTCCAGGAGCGCCTCGCGAAGCTGGCCGGCGGTGTGTGCGTGATCCGTGTCGGTGCCGCCACCGAGGTGGAGCTCAAGGAGAAGAAGCACCGTCTGGAGGACGCCATCTCCGCGACCCGCGCCGCGGTCGAGGAGGGCATCGTCTCCGGTGGTGGCTCCGCTCTGGTCCACGCCGTCAAGGTCCTCGAGGGCAACCTCGGCAAGACCGGCGACGAGGCCACGGGTGTCGCGGTCGTGCGCCGCGCCGCCGTCGAGCCGCTCCGCTGGATCGCCGAGAACGCAGGCCTCGAGGGCTACGTCATCACCTCGAAGGTCTCCGAGCTCGACAAGGGCCAGGGCTTCAACGCCGCGACCGGTGAGTACGGCGACCTGGTGAAGGCCGGCGTCATCGACCCGGTCAAGGTCACCCGCTCCGCCCTGGAGAACGCCGCGTCCATCGCGTCGCTGCTCCTCACGACCGAGACCCTGGTCGTCGAGAAGCCGGCCGAGGAAGAGGCCGACGCCGGTCACGGCGGCCACGGCCACTCCCACTAG
- a CDS encoding SDR family NAD(P)-dependent oxidoreductase, whose translation MTTALITGATAGIGAAFARRLASDGHNLVLVARDTERLRTQATELHDRHGIEAEVLTADLSADAGIEAVEARLTDRHSPVDLLVNNAGFGNKGRYLDVSVADELTMLKVHCEAVLRLTSAATGPMRERGRGGVVNVASVAAFLPRGTYGASKAWVVQFTQGAAKDLAGSGVRLMALCPGFVRTEFHERAGMGTGDIPAWMWLDADKLVTAALADLARGRSVSVPDPRYKALMGLVKLTPRSLLSGVTTRAGRTYGPK comes from the coding sequence ATGACGACTGCACTGATTACGGGCGCGACCGCGGGGATCGGGGCCGCCTTCGCGCGGCGGCTCGCGAGTGACGGACACAACCTGGTGCTGGTGGCCCGTGACACGGAGCGGCTGCGGACCCAGGCGACGGAGCTGCACGACCGGCACGGCATCGAGGCCGAGGTACTGACGGCCGACCTGTCGGCGGACGCCGGAATCGAGGCGGTCGAGGCGAGGCTGACGGACCGTCACAGCCCGGTCGACCTCCTGGTCAACAACGCCGGTTTCGGCAACAAGGGCCGCTATCTCGACGTCTCCGTCGCCGACGAGCTGACGATGCTCAAGGTCCACTGCGAGGCGGTGCTGCGCCTGACCTCGGCCGCCACGGGTCCCATGCGCGAGCGCGGCCGCGGCGGTGTCGTCAACGTGGCCTCCGTGGCCGCCTTCCTCCCCCGGGGGACGTACGGGGCGTCTAAGGCGTGGGTCGTGCAGTTCACCCAGGGCGCCGCGAAGGACCTGGCGGGTTCGGGCGTCCGCCTGATGGCGCTGTGCCCCGGCTTCGTGCGGACCGAGTTCCACGAGCGGGCCGGGATGGGAACCGGCGACATCCCGGCCTGGATGTGGCTCGACGCGGACAAGCTGGTGACCGCCGCCCTGGCCGATCTGGCCCGGGGCAGGTCGGTGTCCGTCCCGGATCCCCGGTACAAGGCCCTGATGGGGCTGGTGAAGCTGACGCCCCGGAGCCTGCTGAGCGGCGTGACCACCCGCGCGGGGCGCACGTACGGCCCGAAGTAG
- a CDS encoding MOSC domain-containing protein, whose product MKVLTVNLGLPTPSSHTDSASGLTGIGKQPADAPVRVSDPGPKGSGGSGLAGDAVCDLRHHGGTDQAVYAYAREELDVWEKTLGRPLPNGAFGENLTTSGVVVSHARIGERWRVGGELVLEVTSGRIPCRTFAGHMGERGWVRRFTREAATGAYLRVIRPGTIRAGDAVEIVHRPAHDITAAMEFRATTTERHLLPRLLEAGDALHGETLRAARAYLARNGPAPAEGAPAS is encoded by the coding sequence ATGAAGGTCCTCACCGTGAACCTCGGCCTCCCCACCCCGTCGTCGCACACCGACTCGGCCTCGGGACTGACCGGGATCGGCAAGCAGCCGGCCGACGCGCCGGTGCGGGTGTCCGACCCGGGCCCCAAGGGCAGCGGCGGCAGCGGGCTCGCCGGGGACGCCGTGTGCGACCTCCGGCACCACGGCGGCACGGACCAGGCGGTGTACGCCTATGCCCGCGAGGAGCTCGACGTCTGGGAGAAGACGCTCGGCAGGCCCCTGCCCAACGGTGCGTTCGGCGAGAACCTGACGACGTCGGGCGTCGTCGTCAGCCACGCCAGGATCGGGGAGCGGTGGCGGGTCGGCGGGGAGCTGGTCCTGGAGGTCACCTCGGGCCGCATCCCGTGCCGGACCTTCGCCGGGCACATGGGCGAGCGCGGCTGGGTGAGGCGGTTCACCCGGGAGGCCGCCACGGGCGCGTACCTGCGCGTGATCCGGCCGGGGACGATCCGCGCGGGTGACGCCGTGGAGATCGTGCACCGCCCGGCCCACGACATCACGGCCGCAATGGAGTTCAGGGCGACGACGACGGAGCGCCATCTGCTGCCGCGTCTGCTGGAGGCCGGTGACGCGCTGCACGGGGAGACGCTGCGGGCCGCGCGGGCGTACCTGGCCAGGAACGGCCCGGCCCCCGCCGAGGGCGCCCCCGCCTCCTGA